In Pantoea sp. Aalb, a single genomic region encodes these proteins:
- the recB gene encoding exodeoxyribonuclease V subunit beta: MIIHQYESLNPFILPLRSSLLIEASAGTGKTFTIVLLYLRLLLRLGNENAYVRPLSIEEILVVTFTEAATSELRERIRENIHELRLACIRGYSNNVMLMELLKYISNTADAISLLLIAESQIDKAAIFTIHGFCQRMINFNAFESKVFFKHKLIENEELLLKQATADFWRYYCYPLKQDIIRVIVNEWKGPEQLFVTLKPLLQGKLSTLSIIPKDGETLELRHDHNLSNIINIKQHWLKLGKQIITLISDSDIDKRSYSNKYLLLWFNQISKWAKSETNSYDIPNNLFRFGQKALQEKTKKNGVSPYHLFFLEIDQFLKKAVSLRDLVIILALKYVRYSVQKEKESRALLGFDDLLIKLDAALQLEDNKDQLAQSIRMRFPVALIDEFQDTDPIQYRIFHKLYMNQRDHILLLIGDPKQAIYAFRGADVFTYIKARNEIKKHYTLGTNWRSSAMMIDSINTLFSQVEMPFLFKDIPFCSVKFTKANHLLTLKFKNCLQPALRFWLHSDHKLTFNEHQNFIAQKCALDISYWIHSGNQKQALLGKIPTLRPIQASDITVLVRNRSEANLIRDALNQVNIPSVYLSNSDTIYMVTEARELLWLLQAVLEPEQGTILRTALATSLLAFNALQIDNLISYKNQCTWHKIVDMFTRWRLVWEKHGILPMIHTIIQDHQLAEETSAFRNIERRLINLLHLGELLQEASIKMNSLHALVRYLSRQISLCINENNNENNKSVNQQQLRSENNINLIKIVTIYKAKGLQYPLVWFPFATGFREINTDIVLYHDRKYFNSIIDLNASNDILNLAQQEKLSEDLRLLYVALTRSIYHCSVGIIPYFQNTIKKNNKTDFHKSALGYLLQRGKAATEQQLIKILENIKNTGIDVVSSQKLNVQHWKVKTIYDNHSSHYDNPLLNARKVTRKLTDSWCISSYTSLYHQNTYNISDTIPNFGLEFVRKKSNIEQNEYKIESLTPHDFPRGVKSGIFLHEIFQSLDFMHSPSKHELSEHLSRNGYSLSWQPMLNQWVTNVLNVQLNKEGIKLFELSPNNRLIEMTFYFPINHLLEVQKLDEIMRYNDSLSAEGPILNIPKIYGMLKGCIDLVFRWHNKYYILDYKSNWLGSELNSYNLSAMRKSMITHRYDLQYQLYTLALHRYLKYRMPNYNYEEHFGGVFYLFLRGINVNSFSNGIFYIRPTFNCISKLDNLLNSHSME; this comes from the coding sequence ATGATTATTCATCAATATGAATCTCTTAATCCGTTTATACTACCATTACGTAGCTCACTTTTGATTGAGGCTTCTGCTGGTACTGGTAAAACCTTTACTATTGTTTTATTATATTTACGTTTACTTCTTAGATTAGGAAATGAAAATGCATATGTTCGCCCCTTATCTATAGAAGAAATTTTAGTAGTAACTTTTACTGAAGCTGCGACTTCAGAGTTGCGTGAGCGTATTCGTGAAAATATTCATGAATTACGTTTAGCTTGTATTCGAGGATATTCTAATAATGTAATGTTAATGGAATTATTAAAATATATATCAAATACTGCTGATGCAATTTCATTACTACTAATCGCTGAGAGTCAAATAGATAAAGCTGCTATTTTTACTATTCATGGTTTTTGTCAACGCATGATTAACTTTAATGCTTTTGAATCAAAAGTATTTTTTAAACATAAGTTAATTGAAAATGAAGAATTATTATTAAAACAAGCTACTGCGGATTTTTGGCGCTATTATTGCTACCCATTAAAACAAGATATTATTCGAGTAATTGTTAATGAGTGGAAAGGACCTGAACAGTTATTTGTTACACTAAAACCTTTACTTCAAGGAAAGTTATCAACTTTAAGTATTATTCCTAAAGATGGCGAGACATTGGAGTTACGTCACGATCATAACTTGTCTAATATTATAAATATTAAACAACATTGGTTAAAATTAGGTAAACAAATAATTACCTTAATAAGTGATTCTGATATAGATAAACGTAGTTATAGTAATAAATATTTATTACTATGGTTCAATCAAATTTCAAAGTGGGCTAAAAGTGAAACAAATAGTTATGACATACCTAATAACTTATTTCGATTTGGACAAAAAGCACTACAAGAGAAAACTAAAAAAAATGGTGTGTCACCATATCATTTATTTTTTTTAGAAATTGATCAATTTTTAAAAAAAGCAGTTTCATTGCGTGATTTAGTGATTATTCTTGCATTAAAATATGTGCGTTATTCTGTTCAAAAAGAAAAAGAATCTCGAGCGTTATTAGGTTTTGATGATTTACTAATTAAGCTCGATGCGGCTCTTCAACTAGAAGATAATAAAGATCAATTAGCACAATCAATTCGTATGCGCTTTCCAGTAGCACTTATTGATGAATTTCAAGATACAGATCCAATTCAATATCGTATTTTCCATAAGTTATATATGAATCAACGAGATCATATTCTCTTATTAATCGGAGATCCAAAACAAGCCATCTATGCTTTTCGTGGTGCAGATGTTTTTACTTATATTAAAGCGCGTAATGAAATAAAAAAACATTATACGTTGGGTACTAATTGGCGATCTTCAGCAATGATGATCGATAGCATTAATACTTTATTTTCTCAAGTAGAGATGCCGTTTCTCTTTAAAGATATTCCTTTTTGTTCAGTAAAATTTACAAAAGCAAATCATTTATTAACTTTAAAATTTAAAAATTGTCTACAGCCAGCATTACGTTTCTGGTTACATTCAGATCATAAATTAACTTTTAATGAACACCAAAATTTCATAGCACAAAAATGTGCTTTAGATATTAGTTATTGGATACATTCCGGTAACCAAAAACAAGCATTGTTAGGTAAAATTCCAACATTGCGACCTATTCAAGCATCAGATATTACTGTACTAGTACGAAATCGTAGTGAAGCTAACTTAATACGTGATGCATTGAATCAAGTTAATATTCCATCTGTGTATCTTTCTAATAGTGATACTATTTATATGGTAACAGAAGCTCGTGAATTACTTTGGTTATTACAAGCAGTATTGGAACCAGAGCAAGGAACTATTTTACGTACTGCATTAGCAACTTCGCTTTTGGCTTTTAACGCTCTGCAAATTGATAATTTAATTTCGTATAAAAATCAGTGTACTTGGCATAAAATAGTAGACATGTTTACTCGTTGGCGTTTAGTTTGGGAAAAGCATGGTATACTACCAATGATTCATACTATTATTCAAGATCATCAATTAGCAGAAGAAACTTCAGCATTTAGAAATATTGAACGTCGATTAATCAATTTACTTCATTTAGGAGAATTATTACAAGAAGCTTCAATAAAAATGAATAGTTTACATGCATTAGTACGTTATTTATCTAGACAGATATCATTATGTATAAATGAAAATAACAATGAAAATAACAAATCAGTGAATCAACAACAGTTACGTTCAGAAAATAATATTAATTTAATTAAGATAGTTACTATTTATAAAGCCAAAGGCCTTCAATATCCACTAGTTTGGTTTCCTTTCGCTACTGGATTTCGAGAAATAAATACAGATATCGTTCTATATCATGATCGTAAATATTTTAATTCTATTATAGATTTAAATGCTAGTAATGATATTCTTAATTTAGCTCAACAAGAAAAATTATCAGAAGATTTACGTTTACTATATGTAGCTTTAACACGTTCAATTTACCATTGTAGTGTAGGTATTATACCATATTTTCAAAATACAATTAAAAAGAATAATAAAACTGATTTTCATAAAAGTGCACTAGGATATCTACTACAACGTGGCAAAGCAGCGACAGAACAACAATTAATTAAAATATTGGAAAATATTAAGAATACAGGTATAGATGTAGTATCTTCTCAGAAATTAAATGTGCAACATTGGAAAGTAAAGACTATTTATGATAATCATTCATCTCATTATGATAATCCTTTATTAAATGCTCGTAAAGTTACACGTAAGCTTACAGATTCATGGTGTATTAGTAGCTATACTAGCTTATATCATCAAAATACTTATAATATATCTGATACAATACCAAATTTTGGTTTAGAATTTGTTAGAAAAAAATCTAATATTGAACAGAATGAATATAAAATAGAATCATTAACTCCTCATGATTTTCCACGTGGTGTAAAATCAGGCATTTTTTTACATGAAATATTTCAATCTCTAGATTTTATGCATTCCCCTTCAAAACATGAATTATCAGAGCATCTATCTAGAAATGGTTATTCTTTAAGTTGGCAACCAATGTTAAACCAATGGGTTACTAATGTTTTGAATGTTCAATTAAATAAAGAAGGAATAAAACTTTTTGAATTATCTCCTAATAATAGATTAATAGAGATGACCTTTTATTTTCCTATAAATCATTTGTTAGAAGTTCAAAAATTAGATGAGATAATGCGATATAATGATTCATTATCAGCTGAAGGACCTATATTAAATATTCCAAAAATTTATGGTATGTTAAAGGGTTGTATTGATTTAGTATTTCGTTGGCATAATAAATATTATATTTTAGATTATAAGTCTAATTGGTTGGGAAGTGAACTTAATTCATATAACCTATCAGCCATGAGAAAATCAATGATTACTCATCGCTATGATTTACAATACCAATTGTATACATTAGCCTTGCATCGTTATTTAAAGTACCGTATGCCTAATTATAATTACGAAGAACATTTTGGTGGTGTTTTTTATTTATTTTTGCGTGGGATAAATGTTAATTCATTTAGTAATGGTATTTTTTATATAAGACCGACATTTAATTGTATATCAAAATTAGATAATTTATTGAATAGCCATAGTATGGAGTAG
- the recD gene encoding exodeoxyribonuclease V subunit alpha, producing MSSMVKLLTQAVKLGLLRFLDIQLAQLLADNNHPVQLLVTACLSSEVGKGHIYLALSELNPDFLFNGSYPNLAKVIWNTAGNPQNWTFLLQEWSALSTKEKVAPIILVEDRLYLHRFWQYESKIVTFFQSRAMMSQCFKSIHIRSVLDKLFGNNKLDNWFKVAIAVALTKKISVISVSASNEKIKIITKLLEALILLSNGTLRIQLVAPTIKSTLNLTKLLSQASCNLFLHNSQHNYAPIEAITLPNLLGINQKNQRLRYHVNNPLHLDVLVINDASIINLNMMVNLINALPPQAQVIFIGDRNKLISFETGAAILSDLFYYDEVDYSSSRAMQLNMLTGCDVHSVKDDNPMALIIRDIICLRHNEYSFDTTSSGISQLALAVNSGILKSVKSILYAGFADVTYKPLNNSNDYNVMIEEIVKNYHYFLILVADNAEPIKIINAFRKYQLLCAVYEGSCGVYHLNYCIEQKLIQLRFIPFSCNNKNYWYHGKPILVTQNHSAIGLFNGDIGITLYDYQNVLRVFFLQSDGTIKTVLPSHLPAHDTAWAMTVYKTQGLEFEFLTFVMPMTFLPSLTRELIYNAITCACKKLTFYSANDILNFAIHRSARRRSGLLKRLTKS from the coding sequence ATGAGTAGTATGGTAAAATTACTTACTCAAGCAGTAAAATTAGGTTTATTACGCTTCTTAGATATACAATTAGCTCAATTATTAGCAGATAATAATCATCCAGTACAACTTTTAGTAACAGCTTGTCTTAGTTCTGAAGTTGGAAAAGGACACATTTATTTAGCATTATCAGAATTAAATCCTGATTTTCTTTTTAATGGAAGTTATCCTAACTTAGCTAAAGTTATATGGAATACAGCAGGTAATCCACAAAATTGGACTTTTTTATTGCAAGAGTGGTCAGCATTGAGTACAAAAGAGAAGGTAGCGCCAATTATTCTAGTAGAAGATCGTCTCTATTTACATCGTTTTTGGCAATATGAAAGTAAAATAGTCACTTTTTTTCAATCAAGAGCTATGATGTCCCAATGTTTCAAATCAATTCATATTCGTTCAGTACTAGATAAATTATTTGGAAATAATAAACTAGATAATTGGTTTAAAGTAGCTATTGCTGTAGCGCTAACTAAGAAAATTTCAGTAATATCTGTAAGTGCTAGTAATGAAAAAATTAAAATTATAACAAAACTATTAGAAGCATTAATTTTATTAAGTAATGGTACGTTGCGCATTCAATTAGTAGCACCTACTATAAAATCGACATTGAATTTAACTAAATTACTTAGTCAAGCATCATGTAATCTATTTTTACATAATAGTCAGCATAATTATGCTCCTATAGAAGCTATTACACTACCTAATTTATTAGGAATAAACCAAAAAAATCAGCGATTACGCTATCATGTTAATAACCCATTACATTTAGATGTTTTAGTAATAAATGATGCTTCAATCATTAATTTAAATATGATGGTAAATTTAATAAATGCTTTACCACCGCAAGCACAAGTAATTTTTATTGGAGATCGAAATAAATTAATTTCATTTGAAACTGGTGCTGCAATACTTAGTGATCTTTTCTATTACGATGAAGTAGATTACAGTTCTTCACGTGCAATGCAATTGAATATGCTTACAGGCTGTGATGTTCATAGCGTCAAAGATGATAATCCAATGGCATTAATCATTCGTGATATTATTTGTTTACGGCATAATGAGTATAGTTTTGATACTACTTCTTCTGGTATTAGTCAACTAGCATTAGCAGTTAATTCTGGTATATTAAAATCAGTTAAATCGATTTTGTACGCTGGATTTGCAGATGTTACATATAAACCATTAAATAACAGTAATGACTATAATGTTATGATAGAAGAAATAGTAAAAAATTATCATTATTTTCTAATCCTAGTTGCTGATAATGCAGAACCTATAAAAATCATTAATGCTTTTAGAAAATATCAATTATTGTGTGCTGTTTATGAAGGATCGTGTGGTGTATATCATTTAAATTATTGTATTGAGCAAAAACTGATACAATTACGATTTATCCCATTTTCTTGCAATAATAAGAATTATTGGTATCACGGCAAACCAATATTAGTAACACAAAATCATAGTGCAATTGGTTTGTTTAACGGAGATATTGGTATTACTCTTTATGATTATCAAAATGTATTACGAGTGTTTTTTCTTCAATCAGATGGTACTATTAAAACAGTATTACCAAGTCATTTACCTGCTCATGATACCGCTTGGGCAATGACTGTATATAAAACTCAAGGATTAGAATTCGAATTTCTTACATTTGTTATGCCGATGACATTTTTACCTTCATTAACACGAGAATTAATTTATAATGCAATTACTTGTGCTTGTAAAAAGTTAACTTTTTATAGTGCTAATGACATACTTAACTTTGCAATTCATCGTAGTGCTCGACGGCGTAGTGGATTATTAAAAAGATTAACTAAAAGTTAA
- the argA gene encoding amino-acid N-acetyltransferase, with the protein MKERRTELVQSIRHTVPYINAHRNKIFVIMLGGEAIEHKNFSSIINDISLLHSLGIRLVVVYGARPQINNILVQKNIKTIYHKYIRVTDAQLLELIKQEAGRLQLDITARLSMSLNNTPLQGININVVSGNFIIAQPLGIDNGIDYCHSGRIRRIDQKAIHKQLDNGAIVLLGPIAGSVTGESFNLTSEEIATQLAIALKAEKMIGFCSEQGVINYDSQIISELFSDEVQLYINKIEHKDDFSATVCFLKGAVKACKNGVRRIHLISYQKDGALLQELFSRDGIGTQIVMESSEQIRRANINDIGSILNLIRPLELQGILVRRSREQLEMEIHNFTIIKQDNLTIACAALYPFLDEKIGEMACLAVHPDYRNSSRGELLLENISLQARQIGLRKLFVLTTSSIHWFQEHGFTPVNVELLPESKKKMYNYQRRSKVLMIDLY; encoded by the coding sequence ATGAAGGAACGTCGTACTGAATTAGTTCAAAGTATTCGTCATACTGTTCCTTATATTAATGCTCATCGTAATAAAATATTTGTAATTATGCTTGGAGGAGAAGCTATAGAACATAAAAATTTCTCTAGTATTATCAATGATATTAGCTTATTACATAGTCTTGGAATCCGTCTTGTTGTAGTATATGGAGCACGTCCACAAATTAATAATATTCTAGTACAAAAAAATATCAAAACTATATATCATAAATATATACGAGTTACTGATGCCCAATTACTAGAATTAATCAAACAAGAAGCTGGACGTTTACAATTAGATATTACTGCTCGATTGTCAATGAGTCTTAATAACACACCTTTACAAGGGATAAATATCAATGTAGTAAGCGGTAATTTTATTATTGCTCAGCCTTTAGGAATTGATAATGGTATTGATTACTGTCATAGTGGTCGAATTCGTCGTATTGATCAAAAAGCAATACATAAACAATTAGATAATGGCGCTATTGTATTATTAGGTCCTATAGCAGGATCGGTAACAGGTGAAAGTTTCAATCTAACTTCAGAAGAAATAGCAACTCAATTAGCAATTGCACTTAAAGCTGAAAAAATGATTGGTTTTTGTTCAGAACAAGGAGTTATTAACTATGACAGTCAAATTATTTCTGAGCTATTTTCAGATGAAGTGCAACTATATATTAACAAAATAGAACATAAAGACGACTTTTCAGCTACTGTTTGCTTCTTAAAAGGTGCAGTAAAAGCTTGTAAAAACGGCGTACGGCGCATCCATCTTATTAGCTATCAAAAAGATGGTGCATTATTACAGGAATTATTTTCTCGTGATGGTATTGGTACACAAATTGTCATGGAATCATCTGAACAAATTCGACGTGCTAATATTAATGATATTGGTAGTATTTTAAATCTTATTCGTCCATTAGAACTTCAAGGAATTTTAGTACGGCGTTCTCGAGAGCAACTAGAAATGGAAATCCATAATTTCACGATTATAAAACAAGATAATTTAACTATTGCTTGTGCAGCACTTTATCCTTTTTTAGATGAAAAAATTGGTGAAATGGCATGCTTAGCAGTACATCCTGATTATCGAAATTCATCACGTGGTGAATTATTATTAGAAAATATATCATTACAAGCTCGCCAAATAGGTTTAAGAAAGTTATTTGTTTTAACAACAAGTAGCATTCATTGGTTTCAAGAACATGGCTTTACTCCTGTAAATGTTGAATTATTACCTGAAAGTAAAAAGAAAATGTATAATTATCAACGACGTTCAAAAGTATTAATGATAGATTTATATTAG
- a CDS encoding DUF423 domain-containing protein — MSSRAMFIFVSFSGFLLVILSAFKEHVFVKSLNLTDMSYLHTGIEYQAYHTLAIIGIGSTILKQTNMWFYWSGAVMIFGIILFSGSIYGLVLLHLNFFSFITPIGGVFLLISWSLMLIGSFYINKREKYIF; from the coding sequence ATGTCTAGTCGTGCTATGTTTATTTTTGTTTCTTTTAGCGGGTTTTTATTAGTGATACTTAGTGCATTTAAAGAACATGTTTTTGTTAAATCGCTAAATCTTACTGATATGTCTTATCTTCATACTGGTATTGAATATCAAGCTTATCATACGTTAGCTATTATTGGGATAGGATCTACGATATTGAAACAGACCAACATGTGGTTTTATTGGAGTGGTGCAGTAATGATTTTTGGTATTATACTTTTTAGCGGTAGTATTTATGGTTTGGTCTTATTACATTTAAATTTTTTTTCTTTCATTACTCCAATAGGAGGAGTGTTTTTGCTTATTTCTTGGTCTTTAATGTTAATAGGTTCTTTTTATATAAATAAAAGAGAGAAGTATATTTTTTAA
- the queF gene encoding NADPH-dependent 7-cyano-7-deazaguanine reductase QueF (Catalyzes the NADPH-dependent reduction of 7-cyano-7-deazaguanine (preQ0) to 7-aminomethyl-7-deazaguanine (preQ1) in queuosine biosynthesis), producing MDDKNWTHKLSNLSILHESKTIYKTYYNKMLLQSIPRCLNRDIIGISLDCLPFHGADIWTLYEVSWLNIKGIPQVAIGQIIFATDTKNIIESKSLKLYLNSFNQTVFVNWNAIKQKLENDLTNFVCGNVKVQLFHLDEPQLKSIGYLSGYLIDNQDISINTYNLNSNYLFQSTNNNKHVEETLISHLLKSNCLITNQPDWGSIMIRYKGPHINHESLLRYLISFRKHNDFHEHCVERIFTDIQCFCHPKELTVYARYTRRGGIDINPWRSNVSFSPNYSRLIRQ from the coding sequence ATGGATGATAAAAACTGGACTCACAAATTAAGTAACTTAAGTATTCTACATGAATCTAAAACTATTTATAAAACTTACTATAATAAAATGTTACTACAATCAATACCTCGTTGTTTAAATCGTGACATAATTGGTATATCTTTAGATTGCTTACCATTCCATGGTGCTGATATTTGGACATTGTATGAAGTATCTTGGTTAAATATTAAAGGTATACCTCAAGTGGCTATAGGACAAATAATATTCGCTACAGATACTAAAAATATAATAGAATCTAAAAGTTTGAAATTATATCTTAATAGTTTTAATCAAACTGTATTTGTTAATTGGAATGCAATAAAACAAAAATTAGAAAATGATCTAACTAACTTCGTTTGTGGAAATGTAAAAGTTCAGTTATTTCATTTAGATGAACCTCAGTTAAAATCAATAGGATATTTATCAGGATATTTAATTGATAATCAAGATATTAGTATTAATACTTATAATCTTAATTCAAATTATTTATTTCAATCTACCAATAATAATAAACATGTTGAAGAAACTCTTATTAGTCATTTATTAAAATCCAATTGTTTAATTACTAATCAGCCTGATTGGGGTTCTATAATGATACGTTATAAAGGTCCGCATATTAATCATGAATCATTATTGCGTTATTTAATTTCATTTAGAAAACATAATGACTTTCATGAACATTGTGTCGAACGTATTTTTACTGATATTCAATGTTTTTGTCATCCTAAAGAATTAACTGTTTATGCCAGATATACACGTCGTGGCGGCATTGATATCAATCCATGGCGTAGTAATGTATCTTTTTCTCCAAATTATTCTCGTTTGATACGACAATAA
- the pyrG gene encoding glutamine hydrolyzing CTP synthase gives MTTNYIFVTGGVVSSLGKGITAASLATILEARGLNVTIIKLDPYINVDPGTINPTQHGEVFVTDDGAETDLDLGHYERFIRTKMSRNNNFTTGKIYSEVLQKERRGDYLGATIQVIPHITNAIKERIFRGGEGHDVVLVEIGGTVGDIESLPFLEAIRQIAVDINRNHTIYIHLTLVPYMSSTGELKTKPTQRSVKELLSIGIQPDVLICRSDRTVPTNERTKIALFCNVLEKAVISLKNVNSIYEIPFLLKSQRLDDYICNHFNLILPEANLSEWEEVIYEEANPVGKVIIGIIGKYIELPDAYKSVIEALKHGGLKNRLTVSIKLIDAQDIELNGIEVLKDLEAILIPGGFGQRGIKGKIITVQYARENNIPYFGICLGMQVALIEFARNVVGLEDANSTEFMPNCKYPIIAMITEWRDENGNIEQRNEYSNLGGTMRLGAQQCQLIINSKAHYLYGSDLIIERHRHRYEVNNLLLKQIEAAGLLISGRSEDNLLVEIIEIPNHPWFVACQFHPEFTSTPRDGHPLFTDFIKAAQEYHQRCLTKL, from the coding sequence ATGACAACAAATTATATTTTTGTAACTGGAGGTGTTGTTTCTTCTTTAGGGAAAGGAATTACTGCAGCTTCCCTCGCAACTATCCTCGAAGCACGTGGTTTAAATGTAACTATAATAAAGCTTGACCCATATATTAATGTTGATCCTGGTACTATTAATCCAACACAACATGGTGAAGTATTCGTTACAGATGATGGAGCTGAAACTGATTTAGATTTAGGTCATTATGAGCGTTTTATTAGAACTAAAATGTCACGTAATAATAATTTTACTACCGGTAAAATCTATTCAGAAGTACTGCAGAAAGAACGTAGAGGTGATTATCTTGGAGCTACTATTCAAGTAATCCCACACATTACTAATGCTATTAAAGAACGTATTTTTAGAGGCGGTGAAGGTCATGATGTAGTTTTAGTAGAAATCGGCGGTACAGTAGGAGATATAGAATCATTACCATTTCTTGAAGCAATTCGTCAAATAGCTGTTGATATTAACCGTAACCATACTATATACATACATTTAACATTGGTTCCTTATATGTCTTCAACTGGTGAATTAAAAACTAAGCCAACTCAACGTTCGGTAAAAGAATTATTATCGATTGGAATTCAACCAGATGTTTTAATTTGTCGTTCTGATCGTACAGTACCAACAAACGAACGTACAAAAATTGCATTATTTTGTAATGTTTTAGAGAAAGCAGTTATTTCTTTAAAAAACGTAAATTCTATTTATGAAATTCCATTTTTACTTAAATCGCAAAGATTAGATGATTATATTTGTAATCATTTTAATCTTATTCTTCCAGAAGCAAATTTATCGGAATGGGAAGAAGTAATTTATGAAGAGGCTAATCCCGTAGGTAAAGTTATTATTGGTATAATCGGTAAATATATAGAATTACCAGATGCGTATAAATCTGTAATTGAAGCGCTTAAACATGGTGGTTTAAAGAATCGACTAACCGTAAGCATTAAATTAATTGATGCACAAGATATTGAATTAAATGGTATTGAAGTATTAAAAGATTTAGAAGCTATTTTAATTCCTGGTGGATTTGGACAACGAGGAATAAAAGGCAAAATTATAACTGTACAATATGCTCGTGAAAATAACATACCTTATTTTGGGATTTGTCTTGGTATGCAGGTAGCTTTAATAGAATTTGCTCGTAATGTTGTTGGATTGGAAGATGCTAATTCTACAGAATTTATGCCGAATTGTAAATATCCAATAATTGCTATGATTACTGAATGGCGAGATGAAAACGGTAATATAGAACAGCGTAATGAATATAGCAATTTAGGTGGTACAATGCGTTTGGGTGCTCAGCAATGTCAATTAATTATAAATAGTAAAGCTCATTATTTATATGGGTCTGATCTTATCATTGAACGTCATCGTCACCGTTATGAAGTTAATAATTTATTATTAAAACAGATTGAAGCGGCTGGTTTACTTATTTCTGGTCGTTCTGAAGATAATTTATTAGTTGAAATAATTGAGATTCCAAACCACCCTTGGTTTGTAGCATGTCAATTTCATCCAGAATTTACGTCAACTCCTCGTGATGGTCATCCATTATTTACTGATTTTATTAAAGCAGCACAAGAATATCATCAAAGATGTTTAACAAAACTTTAA